In Natronomonas halophila, one DNA window encodes the following:
- a CDS encoding acyltransferase, with the protein MEIDGTARIENSTVAEADGQIREYVTIHDSEIAAGVRIYERTSLKKSTVAGPTDINANCYVENADIGEEVQIGPNSSVVGVTHDLDDEGMTFREDTFEEVVLEDGAFLGAGVTVLPGVTVGENAVIGAGVTVTEDVAPGDVVRE; encoded by the coding sequence ATGGAAATCGACGGGACGGCCCGCATCGAGAACTCGACGGTTGCCGAAGCCGACGGCCAAATCCGCGAGTACGTGACGATACACGATTCCGAGATAGCCGCCGGCGTGCGAATCTACGAGCGCACGTCCCTCAAGAAATCCACCGTCGCCGGACCGACGGATATCAACGCCAACTGCTACGTCGAGAACGCGGACATCGGCGAGGAAGTCCAGATCGGCCCGAACAGTTCCGTCGTCGGCGTCACCCACGACCTCGACGACGAGGGGATGACCTTCCGGGAGGACACCTTCGAGGAAGTCGTGCTGGAAGACGGGGCGTTTCTCGGTGCCGGCGTGACCGTCCTGCCGGGCGTTACCGTCGGTGAGAACGCCGTCATCGGGGCTGGTGTCACGGTGACCGAGGACGTCGCTCCCGGCGACGTGGTCCGCGAGTAA
- a CDS encoding ATP-binding protein, with the protein MGEETITVGEISRGDEEGTPVELPVVDVLTGRSFVTGKSGSGKSNTASVICEKMLDKGFGILIVDIDGEYYGLKEEYEILHVGGDEECDLQVTEEHAGKIAELALEQNVPIILDVSSFLDESEARALLTEVTKHLFAKEKKVKQPFLMLVEEIHEYIPEGGGVDECGRMLIKVSKRGRKHGLGIVGISQRPADVKKDFITQCDWLVWHRLTWNNDTKVVGRILGNEYADHIEEMDDGECFLMTDWAEDIRVVQFERKRTFDAGATPGLDDFERPELKSVSGDLVEELEEISETKERRENRIEELQRELESKDERIHDLERQLKEARDLKKMADRFSRAMMEQVTGRPLSAAPGRQSELDEAAGPVRRDPEIEAELKAIRNGEKERESSPVPVAGNDDDASEEAEDDAVDETTDDESPPDSETTETEPEPTAETTETRAETQSGEETTSETSDWPTESDSQSFGFGGIDRVTGDTGVDTDDSPTVSDVASGSAREPTASPALSGGERLVDRLQSEIRALDDVAVEMLRVYRARGPLTPQEAHEAAGGSGDRTGAYSMNRQLRERGFVAHASRGRHEYALPELVAEETVDPFNPNQPVDGTEHDLLVQAVESVFVDGIDAPETVDAAAEVATDGGTDSDN; encoded by the coding sequence ATGGGCGAGGAAACGATTACCGTCGGAGAAATCAGTCGTGGCGACGAGGAGGGGACCCCCGTCGAACTTCCCGTCGTGGACGTGTTAACGGGCCGCTCCTTTGTGACCGGTAAATCCGGGTCCGGGAAGTCCAACACTGCGAGTGTCATCTGTGAGAAAATGCTCGATAAGGGCTTCGGCATCCTCATCGTCGACATCGACGGCGAGTATTACGGCCTCAAGGAGGAATACGAGATCCTCCACGTCGGCGGCGACGAGGAGTGTGACCTGCAGGTCACCGAGGAACACGCGGGCAAAATCGCCGAACTCGCCCTCGAGCAGAACGTCCCGATAATCCTGGACGTCTCCAGTTTCCTCGACGAATCCGAGGCGCGGGCGCTTCTGACCGAAGTGACCAAACACCTCTTCGCGAAGGAGAAGAAGGTCAAACAGCCCTTCCTGATGCTTGTCGAGGAGATTCACGAATACATACCGGAGGGCGGCGGCGTCGACGAATGCGGCCGGATGCTTATCAAGGTCTCAAAGCGGGGCCGCAAGCACGGCCTCGGCATCGTCGGCATCAGCCAGCGGCCCGCCGACGTCAAGAAGGACTTCATTACCCAGTGTGACTGGCTGGTCTGGCATCGGCTGACCTGGAACAACGACACGAAAGTCGTCGGCCGGATTCTCGGCAACGAATACGCCGACCACATCGAGGAGATGGACGACGGCGAGTGTTTCCTGATGACCGACTGGGCCGAGGACATCCGCGTCGTCCAGTTCGAACGCAAGCGGACTTTCGACGCTGGCGCGACCCCGGGCCTCGACGATTTCGAACGGCCCGAACTCAAAAGCGTCTCCGGCGACCTCGTCGAGGAACTCGAAGAGATATCCGAGACCAAGGAGCGCCGCGAGAACCGCATCGAGGAACTCCAGCGCGAACTCGAATCGAAGGACGAGCGCATCCATGACCTCGAACGCCAACTGAAGGAGGCCCGCGACCTCAAGAAGATGGCCGACCGCTTCTCGCGGGCGATGATGGAACAGGTGACGGGCCGGCCCCTCTCCGCTGCACCGGGCCGACAGAGCGAACTCGACGAGGCTGCCGGGCCCGTCCGTCGGGACCCCGAAATCGAAGCCGAACTAAAGGCCATCCGCAACGGCGAGAAGGAACGGGAATCCAGCCCCGTGCCGGTCGCCGGGAACGATGACGACGCCAGCGAGGAGGCCGAAGACGACGCCGTAGACGAGACGACCGACGACGAATCTCCGCCCGATTCGGAAACTACGGAAACCGAACCGGAACCCACGGCCGAAACCACCGAGACACGGGCTGAAACCCAATCGGGCGAGGAGACCACCTCCGAGACGAGCGACTGGCCGACCGAATCGGACAGCCAGTCGTTCGGCTTCGGCGGCATCGACCGGGTCACAGGCGACACCGGAGTCGACACCGACGACTCACCGACGGTTTCGGACGTCGCAAGCGGGAGCGCCCGAGAGCCGACGGCTTCGCCCGCCCTTTCCGGAGGGGAGCGACTCGTCGACCGACTCCAATCGGAGATTCGGGCCCTCGACGACGTCGCCGTCGAGATGCTGCGGGTCTACCGGGCTCGCGGCCCGCTGACGCCACAGGAGGCCCACGAGGCGGCCGGGGGGTCAGGCGACCGGACCGGCGCGTATTCGATGAATCGCCAACTCCGCGAACGCGGTTTCGTCGCCCACGCAAGCCGTGGCCGCCACGAGTACGCCCTCCCCGAACTCGTCGCCGAGGAGACGGTCGACCCGTTCAATCCGAACCAACCGGTCGACGGCACCGAACACGACCTGCTCGTGCAGGCCGTCGAGTCCGTGTTCGTCGACGGTATTGACGCCCCCGAGACCGTCGACGCGGCGGCAGAAGTAGCGACTGACGGCGGCACTGATTCGGATAACTGA
- the tpiA gene encoding triose-phosphate isomerase, protein MFVLVNLKAYPCDPVAVAEAAAEVANDTGVRIAVAPQAAHLDRVAATGVETWAQHVSPVDHGSHTGSTLAEAAKEAGAVGTLLNHSENRLKLADIDGSVRAAERAGLETVVCANNPRQIAAAAALEPDAVAVEPPELIGTGTPVSQADPDIVTDSVEAAASVGDVPVLCGAGISTGEDLEAAGDLGAEGVLLASGVAKADDPKQALEDLVSPLV, encoded by the coding sequence ATGTTCGTTCTCGTCAACCTGAAGGCGTATCCCTGCGACCCCGTCGCAGTCGCCGAGGCCGCCGCCGAAGTGGCCAACGACACGGGCGTTCGTATCGCCGTCGCCCCGCAGGCGGCCCACCTCGACCGGGTCGCCGCCACCGGCGTCGAAACGTGGGCCCAGCACGTCTCGCCGGTCGACCACGGCTCGCATACCGGCTCGACGCTCGCGGAAGCCGCCAAAGAGGCCGGCGCCGTCGGGACGCTCCTGAATCACTCCGAGAACCGCCTGAAACTCGCCGATATCGACGGTAGCGTCCGCGCCGCCGAACGCGCGGGCCTCGAAACCGTCGTCTGTGCGAACAACCCGCGACAGATAGCGGCCGCGGCGGCACTGGAACCCGACGCCGTTGCCGTCGAACCGCCGGAACTCATCGGCACGGGCACGCCCGTCTCACAGGCCGACCCCGACATCGTCACCGACTCCGTCGAAGCCGCCGCCAGCGTCGGGGACGTGCCCGTCCTCTGTGGGGCCGGCATCTCGACGGGCGAGGACCTCGAAGCCGCCGGCGACCTCGGCGCCGAGGGGGTCCTGCTCGCCTCGGGCGTCGCCAAGGCCGACGACCCGAAGCAAGCGCTGGAAGACCTCGTTTCGCCGCTCGTCTGA
- a CDS encoding multiprotein bridging factor aMBF1, translating to MVQCEMCGANTSDPKTVKVEGAELDVCDNCADFGTEVKTQETSSSSTKYSTSSSGSSSSSSTSSSSSSSSGGGGGSRRDMFDEMDEVVQDYDERIRNARESEGLTQEELADQLNEKASLIRKLERGDVLPSDKVQTKLEKALGISLSAGGSGDDSEWSGGSSAGETTLGDVVKRKD from the coding sequence ATGGTTCAATGTGAGATGTGTGGCGCCAACACCAGCGACCCGAAGACGGTCAAGGTCGAAGGCGCGGAACTCGACGTCTGTGACAACTGCGCCGATTTCGGCACGGAGGTGAAAACGCAGGAAACCTCCTCGTCCTCGACGAAATACTCCACGTCCTCCTCGGGGAGTTCTTCCTCCTCTTCGACGTCCAGTTCGTCGAGCAGTTCCTCGGGCGGCGGTGGCGGCAGTCGCCGCGACATGTTCGACGAGATGGACGAGGTCGTTCAGGACTACGACGAGCGCATCCGGAACGCCCGCGAATCCGAGGGCCTCACTCAGGAGGAACTCGCCGACCAACTCAACGAGAAGGCGAGCCTTATCCGCAAACTCGAACGCGGCGACGTCCTCCCGAGCGACAAGGTCCAGACCAAACTCGAAAAGGCGCTGGGCATCTCGCTTTCGGCCGGCGGTTCCGGCGACGACAGCGAGTGGTCCGGTGGGTCCTCGGCGGGCGAGACGACCCTCGGCGACGTGGTCAAGCGAAAAGATTAG
- a CDS encoding DUF2249 domain-containing protein, producing MNADLEPRPSERRPVVKPLAEESPDWILDTRQMTQPRLGAVIDALGDAEVGDTVVVITPISPVPLYDHLNERGWGYEVDRISPDEWQVRITVGEQPGDSGERLRRPRRRRLR from the coding sequence ATGAACGCCGACCTCGAACCGCGGCCGTCGGAACGACGCCCCGTCGTGAAACCCCTCGCCGAGGAGTCTCCCGACTGGATTCTCGACACTCGGCAGATGACACAACCCCGACTCGGGGCCGTCATCGACGCGCTGGGAGACGCCGAGGTCGGTGACACTGTGGTCGTCATCACCCCTATCTCGCCGGTGCCGCTGTACGACCACCTCAACGAGCGTGGCTGGGGCTACGAGGTCGACCGAATCTCGCCCGACGAATGGCAGGTTCGTATCACCGTCGGCGAGCAGCCCGGCGATTCCGGCGAGCGACTCCGCCGGCCGCGGCGGCGCCGCCTCCGATAA
- a CDS encoding MaoC/PaaZ C-terminal domain-containing protein, translated as MPYSYEPHHFEDMEVGKTFESAGRTITETDFVFHSMFTGDWTELHTNAEYSEEGPFGARIAQGPMTFIIATGLFQRTGIVERTVVAFLGMNYMDVPNPVFIGDTISAEYECAEKRELDSRDDAGYIEIDTLMTNQDGESVFEGDMKFLFKRRES; from the coding sequence ATGCCGTACAGTTACGAGCCACATCACTTCGAGGACATGGAGGTCGGCAAGACCTTCGAGAGCGCCGGACGAACGATTACGGAGACGGATTTCGTCTTCCACTCGATGTTCACCGGCGACTGGACGGAACTGCATACGAACGCGGAATACTCCGAGGAAGGACCGTTCGGCGCCCGCATCGCACAGGGGCCGATGACGTTCATCATCGCGACCGGGCTCTTCCAGCGGACCGGCATCGTCGAACGCACCGTCGTCGCCTTCCTCGGCATGAACTACATGGACGTCCCGAACCCGGTCTTTATCGGCGACACCATCAGCGCCGAATACGAATGTGCCGAAAAGCGGGAACTCGACAGTCGGGACGATGCCGGCTACATCGAGATTGATACCCTGATGACGAATCAGGACGGCGAGTCGGTCTTCGAGGGCGACATGAAGTTCCTCTTCAAGAGAAGGGAATCGTAA
- a CDS encoding helix-turn-helix domain-containing protein, which yields MISECLVVEFQVTGDECPLADATRATGGTVEASPPLLREDGYTLLRFSTDESRVGDVLDADDRIRYLHRAAADGRDTYRCLSKERCVVHRLIDEGFLVETVRYVDGVERHLGAVVGQEVLHGVLEAAGEAVGVQLERISPLGEEADDGISTRWNLTPAQAEALRTAHRLGYFDVPKGATAQEVADAVGISKSAFLERLRRAQSELFDRLLN from the coding sequence GTGATATCGGAGTGTCTCGTCGTCGAGTTCCAGGTGACCGGCGACGAGTGTCCGCTCGCGGACGCCACGCGGGCCACCGGAGGGACCGTCGAGGCGTCGCCGCCGCTGTTGCGCGAGGACGGCTACACTCTCCTCCGGTTTTCGACCGATGAATCGCGGGTCGGCGACGTGCTCGATGCCGACGACCGCATCCGATATCTCCATCGTGCGGCCGCCGACGGGCGCGACACCTACCGGTGTCTCTCCAAGGAACGGTGTGTCGTCCATCGGCTCATCGACGAGGGTTTTCTCGTCGAGACGGTCCGCTACGTCGACGGCGTCGAACGACATCTCGGTGCCGTGGTCGGTCAGGAGGTCCTCCACGGCGTCCTCGAAGCCGCCGGCGAGGCCGTCGGCGTGCAACTCGAACGCATCTCGCCGCTCGGCGAGGAGGCAGACGACGGGATTTCGACCCGCTGGAACCTCACGCCAGCACAGGCCGAGGCGCTCAGAACCGCCCACCGACTGGGCTATTTTGACGTGCCGAAAGGCGCCACGGCCCAGGAGGTCGCCGACGCGGTCGGCATCTCGAAATCGGCGTTTCTGGAGCGGCTCCGGCGCGCCCAGTCCGAACTGTTCGACCGCCTGTTGAACTGA